CAAGGACGCCATCAAACGCGACGCCGTCGTGAAGGTCCTGCCCACCGGCTGCATCACCGTCGACATGAAGGGCGAAAAACTCGCCTCCATCGGCTCCCTCGCCAAAGCCGGCGTCGTCGCCATCACCGACGACGGCGACTGCGTGCAGAGCAACGAGCTCATGCGCCGCGCCTGCGAATACGCCAAGATGTTCGACCTGCCCCTCATGGACCACTGCCAGGACCACTCCATGACCGTCGGCGCCGTCATGAACGAGGGCGAAGTCTCCGCCCGCCTCGGTCTGCGCGGTTGGCCCAACGCCGCCGAAGACCTCATCGTCGCCCGCAACATCATCCTCGCCACCTACACCGGCGCCCACATTCACCTGCAGCACATCTCGTCGGCCAACTCCGTCGAGCTCATCCGCCGCGCCAAATCCCGCGGCGTTTCGATCTCCGCTGAAGCCACCCCGCACCACATCGCGCTTACCGACGACTGCATCGAGACCTACGATCCGAAGTTCAAGATGAACCCGCCCCTGCGCACCGCCGCCGATCGCGACGCGATCATCGAGGGTCTGCGCGACGGTTCCATCGACATCGTCGCCACCGACCACGCGCCGCACACCGACTACGAAAAGGATCAGGAATTCGACTACGCGCCCAACGGCATTCTCGGACTCGAAACCTCCCTCGCCGTCACCCTCGACGTGCTCGTGCGCAAACACCGTTTCCGCCTGCCCAAGGTCATCGACCTGATGACCCGCAAGCCCGCCGAACTCATGAAGCTGCCCGCCGGCACCCTCAGCGTCGGCGCCGCCGCCGACATCTGCCTCTTCGATCCCAAGGAGGAATGGACCTACGACGCCAAAGCCGGCTTCTCCAAGTCCTCCAACAGCCCGTGGCATGGCGAGACCCTCCGCGGCCGCGTCAAAACCACCATCGTCGACGGCAAGGTCATCTACGACGGCAAGACGGTCAAAAAGCGCGGCTGAGCTCGCCCCCTCCGCATCGCCGCTCCGCCGACGACCGGCCCTCCCTTTCCTCTGGCTCCAACTCCCTCGGCTCACAACTCCAGCTCCTCCATGTTCTGCTCCTCCCTCCTTCGCGCCGGCCGCCTCGGCCTCGCCGCGCTTTGCTTCGCAGTTGTCGGCGTCTTTGCCCAAGACGCTACCGCCCCTGAAGAAGGCGAACTCACCGCCGAGCAACAAGCCGCCCTCGCCGAAGCGATGTCGCAAATGTCCTTCGCCCAGCAGTTGCAAGCCGTCGGCGTGCCCATGACCACGGGCCCCGCCACCGCGCAACTCGGCGACATCGCCGAGGTGAAACTGCCCGAGGGTTATCACTTCGTCGGAGCCGACGGCCTCGAGCTGTTCTATGAGCTCACTCAAAACATGCTCAACGGCAACGAAGTCGGCGTCGTGCTCTCGCCCGACGGCTGGATGCTCTTCTTCGACTTCGACGACATCGGCTACGTCGCCGATGACGAGAAGGACGACCTCGACGCCGCCGAACTCATGGAGTCCATGGTCGACGGTCAGGAAGCCGCCAACGAGGCCCGCGCCGAACGCGGCTGGGACCAGATGCGCCTGCAGGGCTGGGTCCAGCAACCGCACTACGATACGCAAACCAACAACCTCAAGTGGGCCTTCAACCTGTCGTCCTCCACCGACAATTTTCAGGAGACGTGGATCAACCAAAACATCCGCCTGCTCGGCCGCACCGGCGTCATGAACGTCACCATGGTCGGCAACCCGGCCAATTTCGCCGCCGAAGAAGCCGCCGCCGACGCCCTACTCGCCAACAACTTCTCCTACCTGCCCGGCGAACGCTACGCCGAGTTTAAGGAAGGTGACAAAGTCGCCCAATACGGCCTCGCCGCCCTCGTGCTCGGTGGTGCCGGCGCCGTCGCCGCCAAGACCGGCCTGCTCGCCAAACTCGGCATCATGCTGGGCAAGTTCTGGAAGTTCATCGCCATCGGGGTGATCGCCTTCTTCAGCTTCTTCAAAAACCTCTTCCGCCGCCTCACCGGCAGCCACCCGGTGGAAAAGAACGACGACGCGCCGAACGCCTAAGCGCGTCCTCGCACCGCGCCCATCATGTCGGACCTCGCGAGCCTGCTTCTCGTGGCTTGGGCGCTTTACGCCCTCCACGGCCTCGCCTGGCAACGCCGACCTCGCTTCCACCTCAATGCGTGGCTCGGTCGTCCCCGCGCCACGCCCCGCCCGCGCACCTGGAGCGTTTTTGGGCTGCTCCCCAACGGCTGGCGCCTGCGCACCGACGATCTGCCCTTCGCCTTTTCCGCCGAGGGCATCACCAACCTGCCCGTCGCCTCGCTCGCCCGCCCCGCGCCCTTGCCCACCCACCTTGAGGCCTGGACGTGGGAAGAGATCGACAAGGTCGAACAGCGCGGCGCCGACCTCTGGATCAACGGCCGCCGCTTCTGCCCCGCCACCGGTCATCTCACCCCGGCCGCCCTGCGTCGCCTCGCCGCCCTTTCCGCGGCCGAGCGCCCTGCGCGTATCCAGGAACTGATGACGTCCTGGCTGCGCCCGACCCGCCTCCGGCGCCTGCACCGCCTCCTCATCCGCCTCACCAGCACCACCGCCTCCTGCAACCTCACTGCCGCGTTCCTCCTCGCCCTCGTGAGCATCTACTACGGCTTCGAACTCCCGGCGCTGCTCGACGACCGCTGGAGCGAAGCGCTCGCCCGCACCACGCCCTGGATTCTGGGTTATGCGCTCCTCCTGCAACTCGGCGCCATCGCCACCGCCTGGTCCGCCGCCAAACGCCTGCAACGCCACGGCGGCGCCGCTCCCGGCAAACTTTTCTCCGCGGCGCTCTTCATGCCACCCCACACCTTTCACCTCCGCGCGCTCGTCGGTGAAGGGCTTTGGCCCACGCTCCATCCCCTCGCTGCGTCTCTGGCTTTCGCGCCACCCGCCGCGCGCCGTGAACACGCCTTCCAGGTTTTGGCCGACCTGCACCACCCGCTGCCCCTCGCCGCCAACGCCGACGACCTTCCGCGCCGCATCGCCCGCGACCACCGCGCTGCCTTCCTCCCCCTGCTCGAGTCCGCCCTCACGGCCCACGGCATCGACCCCGCCGCCCTGCTCGCGCCCCCGCGCCATCACACCGCCGCCGCCTGCGCCTATTGCCCCCGCTGCCACGACCAATTTGTCACGGCCAGCGGCCAATGCCCCCATCGCATTCCCCTGCGGCCCCTCGATCGCGCGTAACAATCCCTTTGGCGTAATTTCCGACGTTGGCATTCCCGCCTCGCTTGCTGTGATCGCAGGCCTTCAGCCACACCATGCCGACCGACAACCTGTCTCCCTCCGCCCAACTGGGCCTCAGCATCCAAGTGCTGTTGCTGCTCTGCGGCTTGGTGGTTCTGGTGAAACTCTTCCTCACCAAAGCGGGCCGCGAGGCATGGCGTCGCCCCAGTCCGCTCGCGCCCTTGCCGTGGACTGGCGTTGAATTTGGCGTCGCGCTGCTCGTCGTGCTCTTTGGCGCCGTCGGCGGTCAGATCGTCGCCTCGCTCGTCGTCGCCGGACTGCCCTTTTCCGAGGAGCAGGAACTCCCGATTCTTGGCGCCGGTTTCCAACTCGGCATGCTCGCCGGCGCGGCGATGGCTCAACTCGTTATCGTGCGCACCCGCGCCCCGGTCGCGATCGATGAACCCGCGCCGGTGGATCCGCCGCCGCTCGATCCCGCTCAGCCCTCGCCTCCACAACACGCCCCGTGGATCGCCGGCCCGGTCACACTGCTGGCCGCCATTCCCCTGCTCACCGCAACCAACATCGGCTGGATCTTCCTGCTCGATCGCCTCGGCCTCAGCACGGACAAGCAGGACATGATCGACGTCTTTGCCGAGAGCCAATCCCTGCCCGTGCTCCTCGGCATGAGTTTCCTCGCCGTCATCATCGCGCCCGTGACCGAAGAGGTGATTTTCCGCGCCGGCCTATTCCGTTACCTGCGCACGCGTCTGCCCCGTCCCGTCGCCCTCGTTTTGCCCGCCGCCATCTTCGGCCTCCTCCACGGCAACCTGGTGGCCTCGCTGCCCCTCATTCTGCTCGGCGTGGTCTTCGCCCTCGCCTACGAACGCACCGGCCGTATCTCCGTGCCGATCGTCGCCCATGCGTTGTTTAACCTGAACACCATCCTGCTGCTGATCGCCGGCGTCGACTTCTGACCTGACTTTGCCCCATGTCCCCCTTCACCACCCAACGCCGCCTCGCCGTCACCAGTTTGGGCGAAGCCAAACTGATCGGTGAGATCCGCCGCTGGTTAAGCACCGCCTCCCCCCGCCCCCCCGGCGGCATCGGCGACGATTGTGCCGTCCTGGCGGGCTCCATGCGCGACCAACTCATCACAGTCGACCCGGTCATCTACGGGGAGCACTTCGACGACAGCGTGCCCGCCCGCGGGGTCGGCGCGAAGCTCTTCAACCGCAACCTCAGCGACATCGCTTCCATGGGCGGTCGCCCCCGCGCCGCCGTCATCGCACTGGCCCTCAACGAGCAGGTGCGCCTCGACTGGTTGCGCGAGTTTTACCGCAGCCTTGCCACCATCGCCCGCCAACACCGCGTGCCGATCATCGGCGGGGATATTGCCCACCATGCCTCCGGTCTCATCGCCACCATGACCATTATCGGCGAGGCCCCCGAGGATCGCCCTCTCACCCGCCAGGGCGCCGCGGCCGGCGATTGGATCTTCGTCACCGGCACCCTCGGCGGCAGTCGCCTCGGCTGGCATTACAAATTTTCTCCGCGCCTCGCCGAGGGCCAATGGCTCGCCCGCCATCCGCACGTGCGCTCCATGATGGACGTGAGCGACGGCCTCGCCAAAGACGTGCACGCCCTCACCCCGAACGCCTGCCGCGCCGCCCTCGATGGCAAAGCACTGCCGATCAGCCGCTCCGCCCGCAAACTCGCCACGACCAGCGGCGTCAGCCCGCTGCATCACGCCCTCACCGACGGCGAAGACTACGAACTGCTCTTCACCCTTAGCGGCAAAGCCGATCCGGCCGCCTTCATCGCCGAGTGGCGGGAAATCTTTCGGCGCCGTCTCACCTGCATCGGCCGCTTCGTCAAACGTCGGGCCCGTTCGCCTTATACCGACGAACTCGATCTCGCCTCCGTCCATGGCTTCGAACATCTGCGCTGAACTTCGCGCCGGTCTCACCACCAGCGACGCCGCCGCCACCCGCGCCGCCGCGGCCGCGCTCGCCAGCGAGTTGCCCGACGACACGGTGCTCGCCCTTCACGGCGACCTCGGCGTCGGAAAAACCACCTTCGTGCAGGGACTCGCCGCCGGCCTCGGTATCCAGGATCCGGTGACAAGCCCCACCTTCAACCTCTACACCCTCTACGAAGAAGGGCCGCGCCGCCTGCTCCACCTCGACGCCTACCGCCTCGACAACGAGGACCAGGTCGAAGCCCTCATGCTGGAAGACTTTTTGGTGAGCCCCTGGATCGCCGCCATCGAATGGCCCGAACGCATCCCCGGCTGGCTCCCGACCAACACCTGGCATCTCGACCTCGGCATCACGCCCGACCAACGCCACACCCTCCGCCTCCGGTAACGCGGGCGCGGGACCGCCGACACGCCCGTCCGGCCCCACCCCACCGAACGCGGGCGACACGCCCGCTCCCTCCTGCCCCTCGGTCTTTGCGGTCTTTGCGTTAAAACGCACCGGCCGAGCGGCACGTTGCCTTTCGGCTCGTCCCCCCGACTCCCCACTCTCCCAAAAAAAACGGGATGACCACATGGAGCGGTCATCCCGTAAAAGTGCCTTACTCGGCCGACTTCTTTTCGTCGTCCGTTTCCGCCGGCGGTTCGGCCGTCTCAGCGGCCGGTTCCTCCGCGGTCGGAGTCGGAGCCGGTTCAGCCGGAGCGGCTTCCGCTGCCTTCTTCTCCGCTTCCGGTTCGGATTCCGTTTCCGGTGCGGCGGCAGGCTCATCCGGGACTGCCTCAGGCTCGGTCTCGGCTTCGGACTCATCCACGTCCGCAGCAGCTTCTGCAGCAGCAGCGGGCTTGGTCGCTTTCGCCGGTTCCGCCTGGGGCTTCGGTTTCGCTTCCGGCATCGGCGGCGCGGCAAAGAGGCTGCCGTCAATGAACTCGGTCACGTAACCTTCGGTCACCAGCCAACGCAGATCGAGCTGCATGCGCTTGATCTTCGGCTGGTCATCTGGAGCAAAGGGAGAAGTCGTGCCAGTCGCGGCCGGAGCCGGAGCTTCCGCAGCGGCGGGAGCAGCCGCCTCGGGGGCCGGCGTCTCAGCTTCGGCTGCGGTCTCCTCTGCTGCAGCCGGCTCTTCCGGCGGCGTGGTTTCAGTCGCGGGCGCGGCGGCCGGGGCTTCCGGCGCAACCGGGGCTGCGGTCGCTTCCGCTACCGGCGTGAGCCCGAGGAACTTGTCCGGCAACTCGCTCACCTTCACCATCGAGTGCGTCTCGATGAAGTTGATCAGCTCGTCGATCGAATCGGCAAAGGTCTGACCCGGCACGCGGAACTTCCGCTTCACCGCGCAAACGTAGCTGATGCCCTTGGAGCCCTTCTTGAAGATCGTGAATCCTTCCCGGCGCAGGCGACCGCGCAACGCGTTGGCGGTGTCGAGCGGGAAGCGTTGTTGGCGCTCCAACGCGCCGACCACGGCCCGTTTGATTTCACCGTCCGGCATCTTCTCGATGATGTTGCCGTGGAAACGGCCATGCTCGTAGGTGCGCACCGCTTTGTCGCGGGCGTGGCTGAGCAGGTAGACCTTGGCTTCAGTAAGGCTGTCGAAGCTCGGCGCGGCAGGCGCAGCCGGAGCGGCGGCCTCGGACACGGCACTCTCCTCGGCGGCCGGAGCTTCCGTCGCCTCGCCTTCGGGAGCCGGGGCCTCAGCCGCTTCCGGCGCGGCTTCGGCGGCAGGAGCGGTCGGGGCGGCCGGCGTTTCCGCGGGCTTCGGGGCACCGTCGAGCGCCCACGTGTAGCGGGTGACCTTCTTCATCATCTCCAGCCAAGCGTCGACGACTTCCTGCTCGCGCACCGATTCGATGCGATTGCGGAAGGTCTCAAACGGCATGCGGCTGAGCCGGCTGGCGTGATGCTGTTGGCAAATCTGGCTGTAGAGGTGGTAGTTCGGCGGGCCAAGCAACTCGCCCGTGACACCGCAGCGGTTGATCACTTGGAAGCTGCCCTTCGGCGGGTCCACCTCGACCTGCTCCGCGCGGAAGAACTTTTCCACATGGTGCTGCATGATGTGGTTGATCGCAGCATCCTCGGACTCAAACGGCATCCCATCCGGCAGCGACACGTAGAACGGACGCTTCTCCGCG
This portion of the Actomonas aquatica genome encodes:
- a CDS encoding dihydroorotase; the encoded protein is MPSLWIKNARVIDPANKRDAVGELFVKNGLIVDSLSAAEKKKAKVIDADGLVACPGLVDIHVHFREPGQTHKENIATGSHCAAAGGFTTVVCMPNTSPPASNTGTIQFIKDAIKRDAVVKVLPTGCITVDMKGEKLASIGSLAKAGVVAITDDGDCVQSNELMRRACEYAKMFDLPLMDHCQDHSMTVGAVMNEGEVSARLGLRGWPNAAEDLIVARNIILATYTGAHIHLQHISSANSVELIRRAKSRGVSISAEATPHHIALTDDCIETYDPKFKMNPPLRTAADRDAIIEGLRDGSIDIVATDHAPHTDYEKDQEFDYAPNGILGLETSLAVTLDVLVRKHRFRLPKVIDLMTRKPAELMKLPAGTLSVGAAADICLFDPKEEWTYDAKAGFSKSSNSPWHGETLRGRVKTTIVDGKVIYDGKTVKKRG
- the tsaE gene encoding tRNA (adenosine(37)-N6)-threonylcarbamoyltransferase complex ATPase subunit type 1 TsaE; its protein translation is MASNICAELRAGLTTSDAAATRAAAAALASELPDDTVLALHGDLGVGKTTFVQGLAAGLGIQDPVTSPTFNLYTLYEEGPRRLLHLDAYRLDNEDQVEALMLEDFLVSPWIAAIEWPERIPGWLPTNTWHLDLGITPDQRHTLRLR
- a CDS encoding DUF2167 domain-containing protein — its product is MFCSSLLRAGRLGLAALCFAVVGVFAQDATAPEEGELTAEQQAALAEAMSQMSFAQQLQAVGVPMTTGPATAQLGDIAEVKLPEGYHFVGADGLELFYELTQNMLNGNEVGVVLSPDGWMLFFDFDDIGYVADDEKDDLDAAELMESMVDGQEAANEARAERGWDQMRLQGWVQQPHYDTQTNNLKWAFNLSSSTDNFQETWINQNIRLLGRTGVMNVTMVGNPANFAAEEAAADALLANNFSYLPGERYAEFKEGDKVAQYGLAALVLGGAGAVAAKTGLLAKLGIMLGKFWKFIAIGVIAFFSFFKNLFRRLTGSHPVEKNDDAPNA
- a CDS encoding thiamine-phosphate kinase, translating into MSPFTTQRRLAVTSLGEAKLIGEIRRWLSTASPRPPGGIGDDCAVLAGSMRDQLITVDPVIYGEHFDDSVPARGVGAKLFNRNLSDIASMGGRPRAAVIALALNEQVRLDWLREFYRSLATIARQHRVPIIGGDIAHHASGLIATMTIIGEAPEDRPLTRQGAAAGDWIFVTGTLGGSRLGWHYKFSPRLAEGQWLARHPHVRSMMDVSDGLAKDVHALTPNACRAALDGKALPISRSARKLATTSGVSPLHHALTDGEDYELLFTLSGKADPAAFIAEWREIFRRRLTCIGRFVKRRARSPYTDELDLASVHGFEHLR
- a CDS encoding CPBP family intramembrane glutamic endopeptidase is translated as MPTDNLSPSAQLGLSIQVLLLLCGLVVLVKLFLTKAGREAWRRPSPLAPLPWTGVEFGVALLVVLFGAVGGQIVASLVVAGLPFSEEQELPILGAGFQLGMLAGAAMAQLVIVRTRAPVAIDEPAPVDPPPLDPAQPSPPQHAPWIAGPVTLLAAIPLLTATNIGWIFLLDRLGLSTDKQDMIDVFAESQSLPVLLGMSFLAVIIAPVTEEVIFRAGLFRYLRTRLPRPVALVLPAAIFGLLHGNLVASLPLILLGVVFALAYERTGRISVPIVAHALFNLNTILLLIAGVDF